TTCGAGAACGGCTACATTACCGAAGATGTGTACAAGATCGCGCGCGAGAAGCCGTTGGATACTGTTCAAAGCGGAAGCTTTGCAGACTTCAAATCTGACCTGCCAGACCGTGACTACTTCACCGACGAAATCCGCCGACAACTGTCCAAGGACTTCGGCGAAGAGGAGTTCTTTGGAGGCGGTCTGACCATTCGCGCGACGGTGGATCGGGAGCTTCAGGACGAGGCTGCAAAATCCCTGCGCCGTGCTCTGGAAGACTATGATCGTAGCCGCGGTGTCTTCCACCGCGTGAAAACCAAAATCGAAGCCGACCAGCTTTCGGGCGAGAACTGGAAGTCGGCTCTGAATGACACCGTATTCCCGCGGGACGTCGAAGGCTGGAAGGCCGCGGTCGTTTTGGGCTTCGAGGGGAGCGATGCGATCATTGGCGTCGAAGGCGTGAGCGAAAAAGGCCGTATCCTAGGTGCCGACGTAAAATGGGCGCGCCCGCGCAACGCTGAAGGCAAGCTCGGCAAAGCATCTGCGAATGCGGACAACCTTTTAGATGTGGGCGATGTCGTCCACGTCCTTGCACGCGATGACGGCACTTGGTCGCTGCGGCAGGTGCCGGAAGTGCAGGGCGGTTTCATGGCCATGGACGTTAACACCGGCCGCGTGCTGGCTATGCAGGGCGGCTTCTCGTATCAGGCGTCGGTGTTCAACCGCGCCACACAAGCCACCCGCCAGCCCGGCTCCAGCTTCAAGCCGTTCGTTTACGCAGCCGCGCTTGATAGTGGCTTCTCCCCCAACACCATCGTCGTGGACGCGCCGATCGAGATCAACACGCCGCAAGGCCTGTGGCGCCCGAAGAACGCGTCGAACCGCTTCTATGGGCCGTCGCCCGTACGCACGGGCATCGAGCAATCGCGGAACCTGATGACCATCCGTCTTGCTCAAGAGATCGGCATGGATACTGTTGCAGCCTATGCCGAACGCTTTGGCGTGTATGACGATATGAACCCGTTCCTGTCTAATGCCCTCGGCGCTCAGGAAACGACACTGATGAAGATGGTCACAGCTTACGCCATGTTCGCAAATGGCGGCGAGCGGGTTGAGCCTACCTTGGTCGACCGCGTTCAGGATCGCTGGGGCCGCACGGTTTACCGCCATGACAAGCGCAGCTGCGAAGATTGCCAGTTGACCTCACTTGATCCCGACTTTGCGCCTACGATTACCTCCAGCCGCGAACGCGTCATGGACGCGATTACCGCGTATCAGCTGACCTCGATGATGCAGGGCGTTGTGCAGCGCGGGACAGCCCGCAAAACGGTAAACCTGAGCGTCCCAACTGCTGGCAAGACCGGTACAACCAACGACGCCAAGGATGTTTGGTTTGTTGGGTTCACTTCGAACATCGTAGCAGGCTGCTACATCGGCTACGACCGCCCGCGTGGCCTTGGTCGGGGCGCGGGTGGTGGCGGCATGTGTGGTCCGGTATTCAACCGTTTCATGAAGAAAGCCACGGCCAAGTATGGCGGCGGCAAGTTTGACGTCCCACCCGGCGGATACTTCGTCAAGATTGACCGCTTTACAGGGGCAGTGTTGCCGTCCAATGCGAGCGGTGACCACGTTGTCGTCGAATATTTCCGTGAAGGTGAAGAGCCGGCTTACGGGCTTGGCGCAATCATCGACGGCGGCTTTGCAATGGGCTCTAACCTGAACCTGTTTACGCGCGGCGATGACGATGTGACGGCGGTGACGGAAGTGACAACCTCAACCGGTAAAAAAGCAGTTATCCCGAAACGCGCCAACTTTGGAACGCTTAGTGCGGGCGGGTTGTACTGACCCCGCCTGCGCAGCTGATCCGAAAGCCAGAGCCGAGTTGAAGCCTGCTTGCGTGGCGGCGGGCTCTGGCCTATCACCTTGATCTAACCAGAATTGCAGGACTTTTCCCATGCGTGCCGACGCTCAGAACAACGTGGATGCTATCGAAAAATCTCTGGCGCTGTTGCGCCAGCGGATGGATTGGGAGACGGCAGCCTATCGTCTGGAAGAGTTCAATGCGCGTGTCGAGGATCCAAACCTGTGGGACGATCCAGAAGCTGCGCAGAAGCTGATGCGCGACCGCCAGACCCTGGTAGATTCCATCGACAGCTATAGCGCGATGAAGCAGGACCTTGATGACAATATAGAGTTAATCGAGCTTGGTGATATGGAGGGCGACACGGATGTCGTCGCAGAGGCCGAGGCCGGTCTTGTGGCTCTGAAGGAACGCGCCGCCGCTGCCGAGTTGGAAGCGCTGCTGAATGGGGAGGCCGATGCAAACGATACCTTCCTGGAGATCAACGCGGGCGCAGGCGGCACCGAAAGCTGTGATTGGGCGTCGATGCTGGCACGGATGTACACCCGATGGGCTGAAAAGCGTGGCTATAGGGTTGAGCTTCAATCCATGTCGCCGGGTGATGAGGCGGGTATCAAATCCGCAGCCTATAAGATCAGCGGTCACAACGCTTATGGGTGGCTCAAGTCCGAAAGCGGTGTGCACCGCCTTGTGCGCATTTCGCCCTACGATTCCGCGGCCAAGCGGCACACATCATTCAGCTCGGTTTGGGTCTATCCCGTAGTCGATGACAATATCGAGATTGAAGTGAACCCGTCTGACATCCGCATTGATACCTACCGTTCATCCGGCGCAGGCGGGCAGCACGTGAACACGACTGACTCGGCGGTGCGGATCACGCATGAGCCAACCGGCATCGTCGTCACAAGCTCTGAGAAGTCACAGCACCAGAACCGCGACATCGCCATGAAGGCGCTGAAGTCGCGCTTGTATCAGATGGAACTCGACCGCAGAAACGCCGCGATCAACGAGGCACATGAGAACAAGGGCGATGCTGGTTGGGGGAACCAAATCCGGTCCTATGTTTTGCAGCCTTACCAGATGGTTAAAGACCTGCGCACGAACCACGAAACCTCCGACACCAAAGGTGTGCTAGATGGCGATCTGGATGGGTTTATGGGGGCCACGCTGGCTATGGACGTGTCGGGCAAGTCCCGCGCCGAGGCGCAAGCCGAAGACTAAGGTTTTCGCCGAGCGGCTGCGCGACCGCCGATCAAAGCAACAATCGCAGACAACAAGCAGACGCCAGACGCGCCCCACGCTACCTTGATGAAAGCTGCGTTGGTGGCTGCTGTGTGTCCGGGATCGCGCATGATCTCGCCAAAGGTTGCGGGTCCGTCCGCAGCTCCATAACCAATGGCGACGATGCTGCCCATGATTGCGACCGCGATCAAGCTTGCCATGCGCGTGACAGCGTTGTTGATGCCTGAGGCTGTCCCTGTTGCGTAGGGCGCGACAGAGCCCATGACCGCGGATGACAACGGAGCTACGACAAGCCCCATACCAATTCCTTGCAAGCACATGGCAGGAAGGACCGCGCCCCAAAAGTTCAATGTTGGAATAACCAACGCCAGCGCTCCATAGCCGGTGGCAAGGACCAGAGAGCCTGCAACCAAAAGCGGTGTGGGGCCAATCCGACCTGCGAGCTTGCCCGCAAAGCCGGAGAGCAAGGCTATGAAAATTGAAAGGGGTGCATAGGCCGCAGATGTTGTGATCTCGGACTCGCCCCAGCCGCCGACAACGACCATGGGAAGGTACATCAAGATGGCAGAAAATGCGAAATAGATACCAAACGCCACAATATTGGCCGCCGAGAAGCCAACATTCTGAAAGAGCGTCAGTGGCATCATCGGGTGTGGACTCCGCGCCTCGATACGGAGGAAGAGCAGAAGTGTTAGAAGTCCGACCACGCCGATGGCTACGGCACCGCGACTAACTGTGTCACCATGCTCTGCGCCACTTAGCGACAAAGCCAGCAGACCAAGCCCTAAAACAGCAGTAATTCCGCCGGGAATGTCGAGACCTCGCTCTGGTTGCCCCGGATCCTGAGCGATCTTAGTGAACAGGAAGTAGAGGGCTAGCAAACCCAGCGGCAGGTTAACGGCAAAAATCCAACGCCACACATCTGGTCCGCCAAAGGTCAACACCAGTCCGCCGATGATCGGTCCTAGCGCGGAGGTCACTGCGGCAGACGCGGCCCATATTCCGATCGCACGAGACCGCTCCTCCCTAGGGTAGGCGCGGCTAATCAGGGCCAACGATCCGGGAACCATGAATGCAGCGCCCAGCCCTTGAACGGCGCGGGCGCCGATGAGGAAACCAGCTGTCGGCGCAAAGGCGCACGCCATGGAGGCCAACACGAAAAGCGCGATACCCCCGCCAAATACCCGAGCGAGACCGAATCGATCTCCAGCCGCTCCCCCCACAAGGATCAGAGCGCTGAGGGTCAGCATATAGGCGTTGGAAATCCACTGTGCTTCAATCAGTGTCGCGCCAAGCGACATGCGCATGGCGGGTAGGGCGATGGCGACGATGGAGCCGTCGATAAAGCCAAGAGAGGAAGCAAGGATAGCCGCGATCAGAAGATAGACGCGGCTTTCAGGCGTACAGAGAGGTAACGTCCTTGGATCATTGCGGTCCAAGGACGCTAGGTCCGGCATGCGCGCTTAAGCTTTTGGGGCTTCAGACGAGGCTGGCGCAGGCGCAGGTGCAGCGCCTTTTTTCGGTGCGCCAGTGTTCAGCGGATCATCCTGACGTTGGACAGAGCCTTCAAAATGAGCCCCGCTTTCGATCGCGATGGTCTTGTGAATGATGTCGCCTTCAACCCGTGCAGTCGAAGTCAAACGGACTTTGAGGCCGCGAACACGGCCAATCACACGGCCGTTGACGACGATGTCGTCAGCAACGATTTCGCCTTTGATCACAGCGGTCTCACCAACCGTCAGCAGGTGGGCGCGGATATCGCCTTCCACATTGCCTTCAACTTGGATGTCTCCGGTGGTCTTCAGGTTGCCTGTGATTGTCAGATCAGTCGACAGGGTCGAGGGCGGTGCCTTCGGACGAGGGGCCGACGATGTGAAGTCCGGCTTGGAGGCCGAGCCGGAGGATGGTGCTGTCGCCGGAGCTGGCGAAGCCGAGGCGTCGTCAGATGGTTTTGCACTTGGGTCGTTGATTTTGCTTTTAGAAAACATCGCGTCCTGCCTTGATATAGGTCATCGGGTTGACCGGAGTTCCGTTCAGACGGACCTCGTAGTGAAGATGGGTGCCGGTGACACGGCCAGTGGCTCCCATATCACTGATACGGTCTCCACGCGATACCCTTTGACCCACTTTTACACGAATATTTGAGTTATGGGCATAGCGGGTTTCAATACCAAAGGCATGTTTAATTTTCACGAGTTTGCCGTAACCCGACTGCCAACCGGCGTGGGTAACAACGCCATCGGCGGTCGCATAAATCGGTGTGCCGCGTGATCCAGCGAAGTCCACGCCCGCGTGCATCCGGCGGCCAGCCCCTTTGGGGTCACGACGGTAGCCAAACGGCGACGTGAAGCGGAAGGCTGATTTAACGGGCATCGCAACGGGGGATTTGTCTGCGGCAATGCGGAATAGGTTAATGCGATCCAACTCTTTCAGCAGGCGATTGGCGCGGGTCGAGGTTTGATCGGTGATCGTCCCGCCACCTGATGTGGACATGGTCGCCGGAAGCAGGGGGCCACCTTGACCGGAATAGCCGCGACGCACTTCGCGCAGGATGCTTTCCGTTGGCATGCCCGCAGCACGGAACATCTTGTCCAATGGCTCCAGTGAAACGGTGACGGCTTCTTCCAAACGTGAGAAGATTTGCTCGTTGCGGTCTTCGTTCATCTTAAGGGCGAAGCGCAGCTCGTCGGCGGCATCGATGGCGCTTTGAGCGTCTTGCGCGATTTGGTCGCGTTCTGCGGCGGTTTGCTCCAACGCGCTGGTCAGAAACGCAACAGAGCCGTCGACTGTGCGCGCGCGCGCCAGCATCGGAGCATCTGCGCTTTCGTCTGCGTTCAGTTGCGCTGTGAGGATTTCAGTCTCGTCGCGGGCGGCGTCGCGGTCTTTAATTGTCTTGCGCAGGGTGGTCTGGATCACTTCAATGCCGGTTTCCAGTTCGTTGCGGCGATCTTCTGACGCGAGCAGGGAGGACTGCATTTCGGAGATTTGCTCCAGCGCGACATAAAAGCGGTCATGCGCGGCTGCAGCCTCAACGGCACGGTTGTCACGCTCATTCGACAAGGCGTTCAATCGGGCCTCATAGATTGCCCGTTCGCGCTGAGCCTGCTCGCGCGCATTGCCTGAGCTGATCGTGTCCATCAGGAAAATCGCAGTTACAACGAAGGTCCAACACGCGATCGCCGCACCGCCCAGAATGATCCCTGCCTGCATCGTCGGGCGCAAACGGATAAACCGTGTGCCTTCCTCGGATTTCAGAAACAGTCGTTGTTCTGGCAATTTGCGTTCAATTGCATGATCTAATGCGCTGAAAAGGCGTGTTTTCACAGTTCTTGTTCCCGTTTTCCCCAGACGTCTCGGCCAACCAAGGGTCCCCACCTTCCGTTAGCTTGCGGTTGCTTAAACTTTGATCGCTATTGGCGCAACAATTAAGGCCCGCACTGTGACAACAGGTGCCTGTTTGCGCCCATTTTGGCGATATCTTGCCGATTTACTGGGGTTCAGGGTTTTGTTCGCTCAACCAAGGGCCAGTAGAAATCCGGCGCAAGGCCCGCTTCGGCGCGTTTTTCTTCGTTGAAGGGAGGTTTGAGGGCCCCATGGAAATACCGCCGGACGAGGCTATGAAATGTTGGCGTCGGGTCCAGATCGTGACGCCCGCATAGAAAGTGAAACCACTTGGAGCCATAGGCAACATGAGCCACTTCCTCGGCGTAGATGACATTCAGAGCATCCACTGCGGGCTTGTCCTTTGCCTGCTTGAACAGCGCGATCATGCCGGGGGTTACGTCCAGCCCACGCGCTTCTAACACCATGGGCACAACTGCCAGCCGACCCATGATGTCTTGCTCGGTTTGTGTCGCGGAATTCCACATTCCCGCATGGGCGGGCAATGCGCCGTAATGGCTGCCCCGCGCTTCAAGACAGTCAGCTATTAAGTTGAAATGTTTCGATTCATCATCAGCGGCTTGAACCCAGTCGTCATAAAATCCGATGGGGAAATCAATGTCAGGGAAGCGCGCAATGATGTCCCAATGCAGATCAACCGCATTCAGTTCAATATGGGCGATCGCATGAAGCAGTGCGATCCGACCTTCAGGCGTTCCAGGTTTGCGCAAAGGCACGTCGCGCGGGTCCAATAGTTCTGGTTTGTCAGGACGTGAAGGCATGTCCGGAGGCTGTGCCGTGCCTAAGGGGATTGCCCGTTCGGCTGCTCGCGCGTCGCGCCAGGATTGAGCAAATTCACGCGATAGAGCAGTTTTTACCCGAGGGTCCGCAGTCGTGAGGACGGCCACCGCCATATCGCGCAAACAAAACGTCATACTGACCGCGCAGCCTCCAGAACCGCTTCT
Above is a window of Litoreibacter janthinus DNA encoding:
- a CDS encoding ferritin-like domain-containing protein, whose product is MAVAVLTTADPRVKTALSREFAQSWRDARAAERAIPLGTAQPPDMPSRPDKPELLDPRDVPLRKPGTPEGRIALLHAIAHIELNAVDLHWDIIARFPDIDFPIGFYDDWVQAADDESKHFNLIADCLEARGSHYGALPAHAGMWNSATQTEQDIMGRLAVVPMVLEARGLDVTPGMIALFKQAKDKPAVDALNVIYAEEVAHVAYGSKWFHFLCGRHDLDPTPTFHSLVRRYFHGALKPPFNEEKRAEAGLAPDFYWPLVERTKP
- the prfB gene encoding peptide chain release factor 2, which encodes MRADAQNNVDAIEKSLALLRQRMDWETAAYRLEEFNARVEDPNLWDDPEAAQKLMRDRQTLVDSIDSYSAMKQDLDDNIELIELGDMEGDTDVVAEAEAGLVALKERAAAAELEALLNGEADANDTFLEINAGAGGTESCDWASMLARMYTRWAEKRGYRVELQSMSPGDEAGIKSAAYKISGHNAYGWLKSESGVHRLVRISPYDSAAKRHTSFSSVWVYPVVDDNIEIEVNPSDIRIDTYRSSGAGGQHVNTTDSAVRITHEPTGIVVTSSEKSQHQNRDIAMKALKSRLYQMELDRRNAAINEAHENKGDAGWGNQIRSYVLQPYQMVKDLRTNHETSDTKGVLDGDLDGFMGATLAMDVSGKSRAEAQAED
- a CDS encoding MFS transporter; this encodes MPDLASLDRNDPRTLPLCTPESRVYLLIAAILASSLGFIDGSIVAIALPAMRMSLGATLIEAQWISNAYMLTLSALILVGGAAGDRFGLARVFGGGIALFVLASMACAFAPTAGFLIGARAVQGLGAAFMVPGSLALISRAYPREERSRAIGIWAASAAVTSALGPIIGGLVLTFGGPDVWRWIFAVNLPLGLLALYFLFTKIAQDPGQPERGLDIPGGITAVLGLGLLALSLSGAEHGDTVSRGAVAIGVVGLLTLLLFLRIEARSPHPMMPLTLFQNVGFSAANIVAFGIYFAFSAILMYLPMVVVGGWGESEITTSAAYAPLSIFIALLSGFAGKLAGRIGPTPLLVAGSLVLATGYGALALVIPTLNFWGAVLPAMCLQGIGMGLVVAPLSSAVMGSVAPYATGTASGINNAVTRMASLIAVAIMGSIVAIGYGAADGPATFGEIMRDPGHTAATNAAFIKVAWGASGVCLLSAIVALIGGRAAARRKP
- a CDS encoding penicillin-binding protein 1A, with amino-acid sequence MLRAILSFFGSIFSLICIGAFAVALLIGAIFFMYARDLPDTDQLAQYSPPTISRIYSGQGALIDEFAQERRLFAPADQIPDMVKQAFISAEDKYFYTHKGYDPLGMAKAALDAAQGGRLRGASTITQQVMKNFLLSGDRSAERKIKELILASRIEGTLSKDKILELYLNEIFLGQNSFGVAAAAQTYFNKTLSELEVEEAAYLAVLPKAPSRYHPVREAERAIGRRNFVLREMFENGYITEDVYKIAREKPLDTVQSGSFADFKSDLPDRDYFTDEIRRQLSKDFGEEEFFGGGLTIRATVDRELQDEAAKSLRRALEDYDRSRGVFHRVKTKIEADQLSGENWKSALNDTVFPRDVEGWKAAVVLGFEGSDAIIGVEGVSEKGRILGADVKWARPRNAEGKLGKASANADNLLDVGDVVHVLARDDGTWSLRQVPEVQGGFMAMDVNTGRVLAMQGGFSYQASVFNRATQATRQPGSSFKPFVYAAALDSGFSPNTIVVDAPIEINTPQGLWRPKNASNRFYGPSPVRTGIEQSRNLMTIRLAQEIGMDTVAAYAERFGVYDDMNPFLSNALGAQETTLMKMVTAYAMFANGGERVEPTLVDRVQDRWGRTVYRHDKRSCEDCQLTSLDPDFAPTITSSRERVMDAITAYQLTSMMQGVVQRGTARKTVNLSVPTAGKTGTTNDAKDVWFVGFTSNIVAGCYIGYDRPRGLGRGAGGGGMCGPVFNRFMKKATAKYGGGKFDVPPGGYFVKIDRFTGAVLPSNASGDHVVVEYFREGEEPAYGLGAIIDGGFAMGSNLNLFTRGDDDVTAVTEVTTSTGKKAVIPKRANFGTLSAGGLY
- a CDS encoding M23 family metallopeptidase, whose amino-acid sequence is MKTRLFSALDHAIERKLPEQRLFLKSEEGTRFIRLRPTMQAGIILGGAAIACWTFVVTAIFLMDTISSGNAREQAQRERAIYEARLNALSNERDNRAVEAAAAHDRFYVALEQISEMQSSLLASEDRRNELETGIEVIQTTLRKTIKDRDAARDETEILTAQLNADESADAPMLARARTVDGSVAFLTSALEQTAAERDQIAQDAQSAIDAADELRFALKMNEDRNEQIFSRLEEAVTVSLEPLDKMFRAAGMPTESILREVRRGYSGQGGPLLPATMSTSGGGTITDQTSTRANRLLKELDRINLFRIAADKSPVAMPVKSAFRFTSPFGYRRDPKGAGRRMHAGVDFAGSRGTPIYATADGVVTHAGWQSGYGKLVKIKHAFGIETRYAHNSNIRVKVGQRVSRGDRISDMGATGRVTGTHLHYEVRLNGTPVNPMTYIKAGRDVF
- a CDS encoding bactofilin family protein, whose translation is MFSKSKINDPSAKPSDDASASPAPATAPSSGSASKPDFTSSAPRPKAPPSTLSTDLTITGNLKTTGDIQVEGNVEGDIRAHLLTVGETAVIKGEIVADDIVVNGRVIGRVRGLKVRLTSTARVEGDIIHKTIAIESGAHFEGSVQRQDDPLNTGAPKKGAAPAPAPASSEAPKA